In a single window of the Perca flavescens isolate YP-PL-M2 chromosome 18, PFLA_1.0, whole genome shotgun sequence genome:
- the atp5mj gene encoding ATP synthase F(0) complex subunit j, mitochondrial produces MAGRAFASWWGKMSPYYTKAYQEMWVGLGIMTYLYYKVSYGGKKAVKDKPAH; encoded by the exons ATGGCTGGACGTGCGTTTGCAAGTTGGTGGGGCAAGATGAGCCCTTACTACACTAAGGCATACCAGGAGATGTGGGTGGGCCTTGGCATCATGACATACCTGTACTACAAAGTTTCCTATGGAG GCAAGAAGGCTGTGAAGGACA AGCCTGCCCATTGA